A stretch of Triticum aestivum cultivar Chinese Spring chromosome 1D, IWGSC CS RefSeq v2.1, whole genome shotgun sequence DNA encodes these proteins:
- the LOC123181852 gene encoding uncharacterized protein isoform X2: MPVVRESEAARGCWARKGEEQSRLRRGVSKRRAQRGIAPAVAGEGVAAACPRISAMAPARESRGARGCVARRERAAADLTPPPSAATALQRRHVVEVNQKVDDALPLAAELLVDVDAVFFPAMCRRGTARRESPMARILTLMHNQEVN, translated from the exons ATGCCGGTAGTTCGAGAAAGCGAAGCCGCTCGAGGATGCTGGGCACGGAAGGGGGAGGAGCAGAGCCGTCTCCGACGCGGCGTGTCTAAGAGGCGGGCGCAGAGGGGGATAGCGCcggcggtcgccggcgagggtGTTGCGGCAGCGTGCCCACGGATCTCGGCGATGGCGCCAGCTCGAGAAAGTCGCGGCGCTCGAGGATGCGTGGCGCGGAGGGAGAGAGCAGCAGCGGATCtaacgccgccgccgtccgccgccacgGCGCTTCAGCGTCGGCATGTGGTGGAGGTCAACCAGAAGGTGGACGACGCCCTGCCGCTTGCAGCCGAGCTGCTCGTCGATGTGGACGCCGTCTTCTTTCCTGCGATGTGCCGAAGGGGAACTGCTCGCCGGGAGTCACCCATGGCCAG GATCTTGACCTTGATGCACAACCAGGAGGTGAACTAG
- the LOC123181852 gene encoding uncharacterized protein isoform X1: MPVVRESEAARGCWARKGEEQSRLRRGVSKRRAQRGIAPAVAGEGVAAACPRISAMAPARESRGARGCVARRERAAADLTPPPSAATALQRRHVVEVNQKVDDALPLAAELLVDVDAVFFPAMCRRGTARRESPMARYSVHLAAVAWSKPFRGFATLLAGS; the protein is encoded by the exons ATGCCGGTAGTTCGAGAAAGCGAAGCCGCTCGAGGATGCTGGGCACGGAAGGGGGAGGAGCAGAGCCGTCTCCGACGCGGCGTGTCTAAGAGGCGGGCGCAGAGGGGGATAGCGCcggcggtcgccggcgagggtGTTGCGGCAGCGTGCCCACGGATCTCGGCGATGGCGCCAGCTCGAGAAAGTCGCGGCGCTCGAGGATGCGTGGCGCGGAGGGAGAGAGCAGCAGCGGATCtaacgccgccgccgtccgccgccacgGCGCTTCAGCGTCGGCATGTGGTGGAGGTCAACCAGAAGGTGGACGACGCCCTGCCGCTTGCAGCCGAGCTGCTCGTCGATGTGGACGCCGTCTTCTTTCCTGCGATGTGCCGAAGGGGAACTGCTCGCCGGGAGTCACCCATGGCCAGGTATTCCGTTCACCTTGCGGCGGTGGCTTGGTCAAAACCTTTTCGCGGCTTTGCCACTCTCTTGGCCG GATCTTGA